CGTAACAGcgcgaaaacaaataaaaaaataaagatttgcaCAACGGAAAGTtacaaaaaaggaaaaggaaACGAGTTGCCAAATGGCTTCTTTTGTCTTCACAGCGTATTTCGGTGTCGTCGGTTATTCTTTTGttggtttggtttttgtttttgtggtttgtGCTTGTGTGGCTTTCGAGCGTACCTTAACTTTTGCACTATTTTCTTTTACTTGGCTTGTTCTACTTGCGAAATTTTGACGTTAAAGGAGCAAATACACGCACGCACGCTAACTCACCGGCTTTAAACACGAACGTGTGCGAAATTTTTAAAGCTCGTTCTTTGTAACCGTACCGTATGTTAACTAACTGACTGACCAACGAAACAACCAACCGACCGACCGAACGTGAAACTGTTGCAAGCGGTGCCGTTTAAGGCAAGTTCTGgtttgttggcgttgttgtgcCAAATTTGCACTTTATGTTTTATATCTCTCACTTTTTCGCTGCtcatgtgtatgtactatatatatgtatattgtgtttGCTTTGCAGGCGCAACAGCTGTAGATCGACAATATCAACGCCTTGAAGGCAGTTTTGAGTAAGGTGCGCGCACCAAAATGGGAGCAGCTCGAATTTAAGCACCAAAGCCGAAAATCCAGCAAGTTAAACGAGTGCATAAATGCACGCTGTAAAAGGAGCCGTTGTAATGTATACGAGTAACtggttgtttgttttgtttttacctAACTCgttgtattgtttttttgttttgttttttgttttgtaatcgCTGTGTTGTTCGTGCGCTATTAAATTCGCGCAAAATAAACCTCTGACAGTGTACAAGAGAATATCAGttacatgtttttatttttatctcacGTGAAGCTGCGCTCTTCTGTAGTGTTGTGCTAAATGTGATATTTATTTTGCGCGAATATATAAATAACGAGTTGTACTTTGTCGGAGTAAATACGTAGTTAGAATAAAGTTGGCAATTTGCAATGAGTCAACATATGCACTCGtgctaattttctttttcacCAACACTGCACTGCACTATGCACGTTTTTATGTCTCCATTACACAAACAATAACACTTGAGCATTTGACGTATGTACTGTTTGCTGACTGCGCTGCTTTGGCACAGCGACTTTCATTGCATGAGTGCGCTGCAGATGACTTTCttaactttgttttttgcttttgcattgGCAATTTGACTACAATTGATAATAGTTAAAGATAGttgtaaatttttcgtttttgtttttatgcagTTAATGTTCGTTGTTCTCTATACTTCGTTTTTACGCTTATTGTTTGGATTAATTTTGATTTCAGTGTTGTTTATTTAATTCCACATAAATTATGTTAGTGTTTAAAAAGTAGTTGaactgcaaatttaatttacttacaCAATAATGAATTGCTCTAacacttaaattttatattttcttttaattaattttcgaataaattttcCACGTCTCAGAGTCGGAATGGTTTGTTATGCTTTTAGCCTTTTCCACTTGCCACTAAATTATTggttaatttttcaaacataaaatttaCCGTTAAGTGTGTCACATCAAGCACTTTTCAAATCAGCTTCACACAATATTTCACTATTGATCTTTTTAATGGTCAATTAATCACATTTAAACATAGATAAGTTTGCCTTAATTATTTCGTTACCACTTTGTATTGTTCAACGCAAGacattaaattgtaaataactGAAGAAAATTCGTTTAAGCGTGTTAGTGCATCACTATTCGTACACGATCAAAGCTATTTCCCGTTTATTGTCCGTTTTACACGTTTGAATTGCAGCCCTGCTCGTTCGCGACTGACGTACGATCACTTGCATGGTAAGTTCATGTGTGCCAGAAAGTCGTCGCAGCCAGTTTCACCACAGCAGAGTGCCGAAGTAAACAAGCTTCTGCTTCGTTCTGATCTGCTCGCAGCAACGTTTGGAGTCGGTAAGTGAGTTAACCGAAAATGCAAACATCTCAATTTCACATACACTGCGCTTCAGGAAATCGGAAATGCAACAGTTCAAGCAGTTCTTATTAGAATATCTGCTGGATTCCAACTAGTAACGGAAATGATGTTGTTGAATGCAAACATGGCAGATGCCATATGGGTgagccagagaacataaaaacaataaaaatgtttttatgttctctgggtGAGCTGCTCCAGGTTTGGAGAGAGTTATCCAATGCTAATGGTAGaaattactcaaaaaattatagagcgaaaaaaataacactgtattcaaaaattattaataagggAACAATCTTAAGTTCCCTATTCACTTATAATAAACGCATCCAAATAATTAGTGCTATGCTTTACTACAATATATGcagtatttataattattatacaaatgcaatacaaggaaaatattttaaatcgatgTAACTTCCAACTGTCCAACAAAAGTTTGAAATAAGCGACCATACAAAAAGCTGAAAACTGTGAAAACTACTTCAAACGCAGAGAACGTATTTTTTACGTTCTCTGGCTCACATGTTTACGAATTAGCAACGAAACAAACTGTCAAAACGTAAAAATTCCAATTAGAGtttcttgtttaatttaataaattaaattatttacatttgtaaagtggaataaataaatcaaagttCTCGAATATGTCTGAAGAATTTCGCGCAGTAACAAGGAAAAAATGGATTGCACGTAGATCCATAAACCCACGACTACGAAGGTTATCAGAACGTTGCAATGAAAAAGAGGAAAAGGAAGTGGATGTTGAGGCATTTCTAAAGTACAACAAATCCCCGGAATTTAGTTCTCTActcaaattaatatattttcattcctAGACGACTGGAACAGTTATGCACACAGATGTTGGGCAGTGATTACTTTATACAGGCAATGGAGACTGTGGACGAAAGCCTCAAGGCGTTAATCGACAATGAGAAGTTTTCGCGTCTAGTTTGTTTTGGCATCGGTCCTTTCTCTCGCAACTTTCAAGCATTACACCAGTTGGCTTTTATTATTTGCACACAACGACATTATAGCATTGATGAAGCCATATATTTTGATCCAGTATTTCGTGAgagtgaaaaacaaattttgcaacGCCTCAATTGTGCGCTAATGTCGGAAAATTGTGAAGCAAAGTATTCCGTAGATGAGCGCACATTATTCTATCTTCCACATTGCCCGAATTGTTTGACCAACAATTTGCTATGGAGCAATTGGCGtccaaaatgtttaaaacatttggtactaataaataatagttttgaAAGTTTGTCGCTTAGCAAAACCGAGCGTTTATTGAGGTTGGATTCAAGTTATATATTGGATGTATTGCCTTATGTCAAAGAATATCAATTAGAAGATGATTATGAAACACACAATGTTTTTAATGATTTGTCAGTACATGTGTTTCCTATGGCATCACTACCTGCTTCCGAAAATCCTTTTTGGGCTGAAAGAGAAGCACCAACATATACTGATGTTGAAATGATCTCTGCGGAAGAGTTCGGAAAACTCAGTCTAACGTAACGCTGCCTATTAAATTAGTTTAACAAATAGGAAATTTAAGTTAACAAATAGtacacaaattatatttataaaaacatatctTAGTTGGTAAATTAAATGtctaatataattaaaattcatttataaatttttccagAGCTTCTTCATTAGCTCTCTCGGCATCTCTACGCTTTTGTTTAAGTGAATCCTTTTtcgctttcactttttttcgaaaagatttCGCTAATTGCATACGTTGTTCAAACATTTTCTGCTGTAATTCCAATTTAGTCTTAATACGACGTTGTATGTACTCCTCGTCACTGATTACTTTGCTAATACATTTGGTTCGTTTATGCGGAAGTCGTGGTCTCAATGCACAAGGAACTATTTTGTAGTGCTTATGTAGGGCACTGCACAATGAGTCATTTATTGGCAAGTGCGGAACTTctgtcataaaaattaaatcggAGGGTTCCGCCTTAATAAGCGAGTGTAAAAAAACTGTGTTCGCGGTGATCTCTTTAGATGGAGCTGACAACAAGAGTTTgctagaaaattttgaattgaatCGAAGAAGATATTTCCCTGTTGGCATTTTCGTCAATAAGTTCACAGTATCTGCTAGTCCTGTTAATAATTTGGGCATATTTATTTGATACAATTCAGCAAGTTGTTTCTCGATGCCTACTAACAGTAATTTATGCTCCAACTCTATGCTGAAGTCTTTGGCTGCAACACGAAGACATACGCCGTAATTGGAAAATCCTTTACACTCACCAAACAGCTTTAATCGAAACCATTCCTGTATTAATTCATACTTGGTCATTTCTTCGGCACCGAATTGTGGTTTATATTCTAATTTTAGTGAGTGACTGCTCAATAATTGTGCGCCATATTCATCATTTGATGGtgagcattttaattttgtaaaaaattgtaagtgTGTTGTGTTTTGCTCATTTACCTTTCCACTCAGATCCCATTTAATGACAGCATAATTAGTTTTGACACAATCTTCATCTTTCGTAGTCctgagtttttccaaatactcaTCAATTTTGTATACGCGAAAATCTGTTTCC
The sequence above is drawn from the Bactrocera tryoni isolate S06 chromosome 1, CSIRO_BtryS06_freeze2, whole genome shotgun sequence genome and encodes:
- the LOC120782236 gene encoding SRR1-like protein, whose amino-acid sequence is MSEEFRAVTRKKWIARRSINPRLRRLSERCNEKEEKEVDVEAFLKRLEQLCTQMLGSDYFIQAMETVDESLKALIDNEKFSRLVCFGIGPFSRNFQALHQLAFIICTQRHYSIDEAIYFDPVFRESEKQILQRLNCALMSENCEAKYSVDERTLFYLPHCPNCLTNNLLWSNWRPKCLKHLVLINNSFESLSLSKTERLLRLDSSYILDVLPYVKEYQLEDDYETHNVFNDLSVHVFPMASLPASENPFWAEREAPTYTDVEMISAEEFGKLSLT